One Triticum dicoccoides isolate Atlit2015 ecotype Zavitan chromosome 4B, WEW_v2.0, whole genome shotgun sequence genomic window carries:
- the LOC119294616 gene encoding DUF21 domain-containing protein At2g14520-like, producing MAVEYRCCGGPFFEHIAVIVVLVLFAGLMSGLTLGLMSLSLVDLEVLAKSGTDKDRKYAAKILPVVKNQHLLLCTLLICNAVAMEALPIFLDSLVTAWGAVLISVTLILLFGEIIPQSICSRYGLAIGASVAPLVRVLVWICFPVAYPIAKLLDHMLGHGKAALFRRAELKTLVTLHGNEAGKGGELTHDETTIIAGALELSEKKAKDAMTPLCDTFVIDINAKLDRKLMQEVIEKGHSRVPVYYEKDTNIIGLILVKNLLSINPDDEIPIKSVTIRKIPRVSEDMPLYDILNEFQKGHSHMAVVIKQNIPSYPAKQPSIDGGSLEVAIAIDEKQGEKVAKNLTPLRRWKSYPNTLNSNTGSRRGKWSKDQSDVLQVHEEPLPMLSEDEEAVGIITMEDVIEELLQEEIYDETDVHVEEQ from the exons atggcggtGGAGTACCGGTGCTGCGGGGGCCCCTTCTTCGAGCACATCGCCGTCATCGTGGTGCTAGTGCTCTTCGCGGGGCTCATGTCCGGGCTCACCCTCGGCCTCATGTCCCTCAGCCTCGTCGACCTCGAGGTCCTCGCCAAGTCCGGCACCGACAAGGACCGCAAGTACGCAG CTAAGATATTGCCTGTGGTGAAAAACCAGCACCTTCTGCTATGCACTCTTCTGATCTGCAACGCTGTGGCTATGGAG GCATTGCCGATCTTCCTTGATAGCCTGGTGACTGCTTGGGGTGCTGTTTTGATCTCTGTGACATTGATCCTGCTGTTCGGCGAG ATCATACCACAATCTATCTGCTCACGGTATGGGCTGGCAATTGGTGCCTCGGTTGCTCCACTAGTCCGAGTTCTTGTTTGGATATGTTTCCCTGTTGCATATCCGATCGCCAAG CTGCTGGACCATATGCTTGGCCACGGTAAAGCAGCACTCTTCCGTAGAGCTGAGCTAAAAACACTTGTGACACTGCACGGAAATGAG GCTGGTAAAGGTGGAGAGTTAACCCACGATGAAACAACTATAATAGCTGGCGCTCTTGAGCTCAGTGAAAAGAAAGCTAAAGATGCTATGACACCTCTTTGTGATACATTTGTGATTGATATAAATGCAAAGCTCGACAG GAAACTAATGCAAGAGGTCATTGAGAAAGGTCATAGCAGAGTGCCAGTTTATTATGAAAAGGATACAAACATTATTGGATTGATATTG GTGAAGAATTTATTATCCATTAACCCTGATGATGAAATTCCCATAAAGAGTGTAACCATCCGCAAAATTCCTCG CGTTTCAGAAGACATGCCCCTGTATGACATCCTAAACGAATTCCAGAAGGGCCACAGCCACATGGCGGTTGTCATAAAGCAAAACATTCCAAGCTACCCAGCTAAGCAGCCCAGCATCGATGGCGGATCTCTTG AGGTCGCCATCGCCATCGACGAGAAGCAGGGTGAGAAGGTTGCGAAGAATCTCACCCCGCTGCGGAGGTGGAAGAGCTACCCCAACACCCTGAACTCTAATACAGGAAGCAGGAGGGGGAAATGGTCCAAAGATCAGTCGGACGTTCTCCAAGTGCACGAAGAGCCGTTGCCCATGCTGAGCGAGGATGAAGAAGCCGTCGGGATCATAACCATGGAGGATgtcatcgaagaactgctgcag GAGGAGATATACGACGAAACCGACGTACATGTTGAGGAGCAATAA